CCGGCCGCCGCTACGGCATCGAACTGCCGGATCGGCAGCTCTGCTGTGCGCCGATCCGGTCGCCCGAGGGGCAGGCCTATCTGGGCGCGATGTCGGCGGCCGCGAACTACGCCTTCGCCAATCGGCAGGTGATGACCGATCGCGTCCGGCGGAGTTTCGACCGGGTGCTTGCAAGCGCGCTCGGACGAGCTTGCCGAATCGATGTGGTCTACGACGTGTGCCACAACATCGCCAAGTTCGAGGAGTTCGAAATCGAAGGCAAGAGGCGCTCGATCTGCGTTCATCGCAAGGGCGCGACGCGAGCCTATCCACCCGGGCACGAGAAGACCCCGGAGGCCTACCGGAAAGTGGGGCAGCCGGTGCTCATCCCGGGCGACATGGGGCGTTACTCGTTCGTCCTGGTCGGAACCGAGACCGCCTTCGCCGAGACGTTCGGTTCAACCTGTCACGGCGCCGGCCGGCGTTGGAGCCGGAAGAAGGCCAAGAAAGAGGCGCGGGGCCGAGACCTCCTGGGCGAAATGACCGAGCGCGGCGTCGTGGTGCGGGCAGCCGGCATGAGGACGGTTGCCGAGGAAATGCCCGAGGCCTACAAAGACGTCGCCGCGGTCGTGAAGGTGGTCGAGGCGGCCGGGATCTCGAAGATCGTCGCCCGGCTCGAGCCGATCGGAGTGATCAAGGGTTGAGTCGCACCCCTGGCGATGAGCTCCAGCCAGTCGATCAGTCCGCTTTCGTGGCGCGGAGAGTGAGGGAGTGGACCGTGCCGCGGATCTCGTCGTAGGAGACGCCGGTGCGCTCGAGCAGAGCGCGGGTTTCGTCGTTCATGTGGTCGGTGTCGGTCCATCCCACGGCGGCGAGGTAGTCGACGTCTTGGAGGATCTCCGGCTCTGCGAAGCCGGCCTGACGAATCATCTCCAGATACTCATCGCGCCGGATCGCGGTGACGATGCAGTTGGCGTCGCCCATCTCGCGCACCAGCGTGGCGGGCAAGGGTCTCTCGAGGACGATGTCGGAGACGACGGTGCGACCGCCCGGGCGCAGAACGCGAGCGATCTCGGCGTAGACCGCCCGCTTGTCGGGCACGAGGTTGATCACGCAGTTGCTCGTGACGGCGTCGATCGAGCCGTCGTCGACTGGCAGGGCCTCGAGCCGGCCCTCTCGGAACTCGACATTGGCGTAGCCGCCCCGGCGGGCGTTGTCGCGTGCCAGCTCGATCATCTCCGGCGTCATGTCGACGCCGATCACACGGCCGGTGGGGCCGACTTGCCGGGCGGCGAGAAAGACGTCGATGCCGCCGCCGGATCCCAAGTCGAGCACGGTCTCGCCCGGCTGGAGGTCGAGCGCGGGCACGGGCGCGCCGCAGCCAAGGCCCATGTCGGCCCCGGACGGGAGCGATTCGATCTCGTTCTTGTCGTAGCCGAACTGTTCCGAGCACCCGCGGTCCGCCTCGGAGTTCCGGGTCGCGGCATCCTCGATGACTCGGCGCTCGGCGATGCGCGAGTACTCCTCGCGGACTCGCAGTACGGTGGATTCGGCCTCGTTCCCGTTCGCATTGGTCATGACCTCTCCTTTCGGTCGCTTGGTTTTCGAGCCTCGAGAAACTCGTGGATCGGCTTGAACTGATCGTCGGAGAGCTCGCCGGCCAGGCGGTCAATGGCCTCGAGCAGATCGAGCAGACCTCCGATCACGCGTTCGCGGCGGTGGAGCGGTAGCTCGGCGATGAGCAGTTGAGCGAACTGCTCGTTCTGCTCTTCGATCTGGCGTGCCTGGGTTCGGCCGTCGGCGGTGAGGCGCATGCGATAGGCGCGACCGTCCTTCGGGTCAGAGACCCGTTCGACCCAGCCGCGGGCCTCGATGCGCTCGACATTACGGGTCAGGGTGCTCGGCGCGATGCCGA
This window of the bacterium genome carries:
- the arsM gene encoding arsenite methyltransferase, which produces MTNANGNEAESTVLRVREEYSRIAERRVIEDAATRNSEADRGCSEQFGYDKNEIESLPSGADMGLGCGAPVPALDLQPGETVLDLGSGGGIDVFLAARQVGPTGRVIGVDMTPEMIELARDNARRGGYANVEFREGRLEALPVDDGSIDAVTSNCVINLVPDKRAVYAEIARVLRPGGRTVVSDIVLERPLPATLVREMGDANCIVTAIRRDEYLEMIRQAGFAEPEILQDVDYLAAVGWTDTDHMNDETRALLERTGVSYDEIRGTVHSLTLRATKAD
- a CDS encoding winged helix-turn-helix transcriptional regulator, giving the protein MPKRTKKDSDLRIAEQAEFLLEGLRALTRTQQISERANVACGGMTVAQAATLQVLYLEGPMRLGVLSRRLGIAPSTLTRNVERIEARGWVERVSDPKDGRAYRMRLTADGRTQARQIEEQNEQFAQLLIAELPLHRRERVIGGLLDLLEAIDRLAGELSDDQFKPIHEFLEARKPSDRKERS